A window of the Gossypium hirsutum isolate 1008001.06 chromosome A03, Gossypium_hirsutum_v2.1, whole genome shotgun sequence genome harbors these coding sequences:
- the LOC107887072 gene encoding WD repeat and HMG-box DNA-binding protein 1 isoform X1 gives MKIKSVKLREAHEVSSNASFCSILWDLQAHHLVTASSSQPSISIHDPLLHSSPPRVLRHHRDGVTALAVSPNSTCLASGSIDHSVKLYKFPGGEFETNITRFTLPIRALSFNKSGSMLAAAGDDEGIKLINTIDGSIARVLKGHRGPVTGLAFDPNGEYLASIDSIGTVIYWELQSGRTLYTLNGVAPDTGSDTSVLNVLSWSPDGETLAVPGMKNDIVMYDRDTAEKLFTLRGDHMQPICFMSWSPNGRYMATSSLDKQVLIWDVKRKQDIDRQNFDERICCMAWKPIGNALAVIDVMGKYGVWESVVPSSMKSPTEDIPNSQTRNSNGLLFFDEEDQDLSMSGSLSDLGEDSHGESEPPSRKRLRKQSVIDDDQHEDVYDELNLVRKTEPQRKVPRVNKENSDKDKDALKAMMAFRPKMQEAFQPGSTPPHPGKRHFLCYNMLGSITTIKHDEYSHIEIDFHDTSMGPRVPPMTDHYGFTMASLNENGSVFANPRKGEKNMSTLMYRPFRSWANNSEWYMRFEGEEVKAVALGSTWVAAVTSLNFLRIFTNGGLQKHILSLNGPVVTAAGFSNELAIVTHVSDCLPSNEQMLEFTLFNISKGTQVFKGRLPLTPGSYLTWFGFSEEGQITSYDSKGILRVFTSQYGGTWLPLFSASKERKSGENYWVVGLNASKLFCIVCKNPDTFPKVLPKPVLTLLNLSFPLASSDLGEEALENEFMVNNLNLSQIQNRIEVTAGEGLDTSSLDDEAFDIEAAQDRCIFRLIASCCNSDKLVRAIELVKLLSIEKSVRGAIQLATALKLPILAERFNDILEERLRNKAEVSNTTTLGSKHDPATKRSETSEPIVSSSSAKLSAPLFTKKVKSLDRVKFGKQKTDSDQSRNLADSKEVKDAEKNGGSSHVSSVKEVKNLETRCPSNPFSKLPNIQEGKKVEEATRSQFEGPSNKSSNEEAKKVVGEVTGKQCQRPSNPFLKSTVK, from the exons ATGAAAATCAAATCAGTGAAGCTAAGGGAAGCCCATGAGGTAAGTTCCAATGCTTCTTTCTGCTCCATCTTGTGGGATCTCCAAGCCCACCACTTGGTCACTGCGTCATCATCGCAACCCTCTATCTCTATTcacgatcctcttcttcattcgagtcCGCCTCGGGTTCTTCGCCACCACCGAGATGGGGTCACTGCCTTGGCAGTTAGTCCCAATTCTACTTGTCTTGCTTCCGGATCTATTGATCATTCTGTTAAGCTCTATAAATTCCCAg GTGGGGAATTTGAGACTAATATTACCAGGTTCACGCTGCCTATTCGTGCACTTTCTTTTAATAAGTCAGGGAGTATGCTGGCAGCTGCTGGTGATGATGAGGGCATTAAACTTATTAATACAATTGATGGCTCAATTGCTAGGGTTCTTAAAGGGCATAGAGGGCCTGTCACAGGTTTAGCTTTCGATCCTAATGGTGAATACTTGGCATCAATTGATTCAATTGGGACTGTCATATATTGGGAACTTCAATCCGGAAGAACATTATATACCCTCAATGGTGTAGCTCCTGATACTGGCTCGGATACTTCGGTTTTAAATGTACTTAGCTGGAGTCCTGATGGGGAGACTTTAGCAGTCCCGGGTATGAAAAATGACATAGTGATGTATGATAGAGATACGGCTGAAAAGTTGTTTACTTTGAGAGGCGATCACATGCAGCCAATATGTTTCATGTCGTGGTCACCTAATGGGAGATACATGGCCACTTCTAGCTTGGATAAGCAAGTTTTGATCTGGGATGTCAAGAGGAAGCAGGATATTGATAGGCAGAATTTTGATGAGAGAATATGTTGTATGGCATGGAAGCCAATTGGAAATGCTCTGGCTGTCATTGATGTCATGGGAAAGTATGGAGTGTGGGAATCAGTTGTTCCGTCCTCAATGAAGTCTCCTACTGAAGACATTCCGAATTCTCAGACACGGAACAGTAATGGCCTCCTGTTTTTCGATGAGGAGGATCAGGACCTCAGCATGTCAGGTAGTTTAAGTGATCTTGGTGAGGATAGCCATGGTGAGTCTGAGCCTCCTAGCAGAAAAAGATTGCGGAAGCAGTCTGTAATTGATGATGATCAGCATGAAGATGTTTATGATGAGTTAAACTTGGTTCGGAAAACTGAACCTCAGAGAAAAGTGCCTCGTGTTAACAAGGAAAATTCAGATAAAGACAAAGATGCGTTAAAAGCCATGATGGCTTTTAGACCAAAAATGCAGGAGGCTTTTCAGCCTGGTTCAACACCACCGCATCCTGGAAAAAGGCATTTCTTGTGCTACAATATGCTTGGAAGTATAACTACAATCAAACATGATGAATATTCCCATATAGAG ATAGATTTTCATGATACTAGCATGGGTCCACGAGTTCCACCAATGACTGATCATTATGGTTTCACAATGGCGTCACTAAATGAAAATGGTAGTGTTTTTGCAAATCCACGCAAGGGTGAGAAGAACATGAGTACTCTTATGTATCGACCATTTCGCAGTTGGGCAAATAACAGTGAG TGGTACATGCGGTTCGAAGGTGAAGAAGTAAAGGCAGTCGCACTTGGTTCCACTTGGGTAGCTGCAGTTACAAGTCTTAATTTTCTTCGAATCTTCACCAATGGTGGTTTGCAG AAACATATTCTTTCACTTAATGGGCCTGTGGTGACTGCAGCAGGTTTCAGTAATGAGTTAGCCATTGTCACCCATGTTTCTGATTGTCTTCCTTCTAATGAGCAG ATGCTAGAGTTTACATTATTCAATATTTCAAAAGGAACCCAAGTCTTCAAAGGTCGTCTTCCGTTAACTCCTGGTTCGTATTTAACATGGTTTGGGTTTAGTGAAGAAGGCCAGATAACCTCTTATGATTCTAAG GGTATCCTAAGGGTTTTCACAAGCCAATATGGTGGCACTTGGCTTCCTCTTTTCAG TGCCAGCAAAGAGAGGAAATCTGGTGAGAATTATTGGGTGGTCGGGTTGAACGCAAGCAAGTTGTTTTGCATTGTTTGTAAGAATCCAGATACATTCCCAAAG GTGCTCCCTAAACCGGTTCTTACCCTGTTAAACCTGTCATTTCCTCTTGCATCCTCTGATCTTGGGGAAGAAGCCCTTGAAAACGAGTTTATGGTGAACAACCTGAATCTCTCACAG ATTCAAAACAGAATAGAAGTTACAGCTGGTGAGGGCTTGGATACTAGTAGTCTTGATGACGAGGCTTTTGATATAGAGGCAGCACAAGATCGATGCATCTTCCGGCTCATCGCATCCTGCTGCAACA GTGACAAACTTGTGAGAGCCATTGAACTCGTGAAGCTTTTATCTATTGAGAAATCGGTTAGAGGTGCAATACAACTTGCCACTGCTTTGAAGCTTCCTATTTTGGCTGAACGATTCAATGATATACTGGAG GAAAGATTGAGAAATAAAGCTGAGGTTTCAAACACCACTACTCTCGGTTCAAAACATGATCCTGCAACCAAAAGAAGTGAAACTTCGGAACCAATTGTTTCATCATCTTCAGCTAAACTATCAGCTCCTCTGTTTACAAAGAAAGTAAAATCTTTGGATAGAGTTAAATTTGGAAAGCAAAAAACAGACAGTGATCAAAGTAGAAATCTAGCGGACAGCAAGGAGGTTAAGGACGCAGAGAAGAATGGTGGATCTAGCCATGTGAGTAGCGTGAAAGAGGTGAAGAACTTAGAAACTCGATGCCCTTCGAATCCATTTTCAAAGTTACCTAATATTCAGGAAGGAAAGAAGGTTGAAGAAGCGACGCGATCTCAGTTCGAAGGTCCATCAAATAAGTCCTCAAATGAGGAAGCAAAGAAGGTTGTAGGAGAAGTAACAGGGAAACAATGTCAGCGACCTAGTAATCCATTTTTGAAGTCTACAGTGAAGTAA
- the LOC107887072 gene encoding WD repeat and HMG-box DNA-binding protein 1 isoform X2, with the protein MLAAAGDDEGIKLINTIDGSIARVLKGHRGPVTGLAFDPNGEYLASIDSIGTVIYWELQSGRTLYTLNGVAPDTGSDTSVLNVLSWSPDGETLAVPGMKNDIVMYDRDTAEKLFTLRGDHMQPICFMSWSPNGRYMATSSLDKQVLIWDVKRKQDIDRQNFDERICCMAWKPIGNALAVIDVMGKYGVWESVVPSSMKSPTEDIPNSQTRNSNGLLFFDEEDQDLSMSGSLSDLGEDSHGESEPPSRKRLRKQSVIDDDQHEDVYDELNLVRKTEPQRKVPRVNKENSDKDKDALKAMMAFRPKMQEAFQPGSTPPHPGKRHFLCYNMLGSITTIKHDEYSHIEIDFHDTSMGPRVPPMTDHYGFTMASLNENGSVFANPRKGEKNMSTLMYRPFRSWANNSEWYMRFEGEEVKAVALGSTWVAAVTSLNFLRIFTNGGLQKHILSLNGPVVTAAGFSNELAIVTHVSDCLPSNEQMLEFTLFNISKGTQVFKGRLPLTPGSYLTWFGFSEEGQITSYDSKGILRVFTSQYGGTWLPLFSASKERKSGENYWVVGLNASKLFCIVCKNPDTFPKVLPKPVLTLLNLSFPLASSDLGEEALENEFMVNNLNLSQIQNRIEVTAGEGLDTSSLDDEAFDIEAAQDRCIFRLIASCCNSDKLVRAIELVKLLSIEKSVRGAIQLATALKLPILAERFNDILEERLRNKAEVSNTTTLGSKHDPATKRSETSEPIVSSSSAKLSAPLFTKKVKSLDRVKFGKQKTDSDQSRNLADSKEVKDAEKNGGSSHVSSVKEVKNLETRCPSNPFSKLPNIQEGKKVEEATRSQFEGPSNKSSNEEAKKVVGEVTGKQCQRPSNPFLKSTVK; encoded by the exons ATGCTGGCAGCTGCTGGTGATGATGAGGGCATTAAACTTATTAATACAATTGATGGCTCAATTGCTAGGGTTCTTAAAGGGCATAGAGGGCCTGTCACAGGTTTAGCTTTCGATCCTAATGGTGAATACTTGGCATCAATTGATTCAATTGGGACTGTCATATATTGGGAACTTCAATCCGGAAGAACATTATATACCCTCAATGGTGTAGCTCCTGATACTGGCTCGGATACTTCGGTTTTAAATGTACTTAGCTGGAGTCCTGATGGGGAGACTTTAGCAGTCCCGGGTATGAAAAATGACATAGTGATGTATGATAGAGATACGGCTGAAAAGTTGTTTACTTTGAGAGGCGATCACATGCAGCCAATATGTTTCATGTCGTGGTCACCTAATGGGAGATACATGGCCACTTCTAGCTTGGATAAGCAAGTTTTGATCTGGGATGTCAAGAGGAAGCAGGATATTGATAGGCAGAATTTTGATGAGAGAATATGTTGTATGGCATGGAAGCCAATTGGAAATGCTCTGGCTGTCATTGATGTCATGGGAAAGTATGGAGTGTGGGAATCAGTTGTTCCGTCCTCAATGAAGTCTCCTACTGAAGACATTCCGAATTCTCAGACACGGAACAGTAATGGCCTCCTGTTTTTCGATGAGGAGGATCAGGACCTCAGCATGTCAGGTAGTTTAAGTGATCTTGGTGAGGATAGCCATGGTGAGTCTGAGCCTCCTAGCAGAAAAAGATTGCGGAAGCAGTCTGTAATTGATGATGATCAGCATGAAGATGTTTATGATGAGTTAAACTTGGTTCGGAAAACTGAACCTCAGAGAAAAGTGCCTCGTGTTAACAAGGAAAATTCAGATAAAGACAAAGATGCGTTAAAAGCCATGATGGCTTTTAGACCAAAAATGCAGGAGGCTTTTCAGCCTGGTTCAACACCACCGCATCCTGGAAAAAGGCATTTCTTGTGCTACAATATGCTTGGAAGTATAACTACAATCAAACATGATGAATATTCCCATATAGAG ATAGATTTTCATGATACTAGCATGGGTCCACGAGTTCCACCAATGACTGATCATTATGGTTTCACAATGGCGTCACTAAATGAAAATGGTAGTGTTTTTGCAAATCCACGCAAGGGTGAGAAGAACATGAGTACTCTTATGTATCGACCATTTCGCAGTTGGGCAAATAACAGTGAG TGGTACATGCGGTTCGAAGGTGAAGAAGTAAAGGCAGTCGCACTTGGTTCCACTTGGGTAGCTGCAGTTACAAGTCTTAATTTTCTTCGAATCTTCACCAATGGTGGTTTGCAG AAACATATTCTTTCACTTAATGGGCCTGTGGTGACTGCAGCAGGTTTCAGTAATGAGTTAGCCATTGTCACCCATGTTTCTGATTGTCTTCCTTCTAATGAGCAG ATGCTAGAGTTTACATTATTCAATATTTCAAAAGGAACCCAAGTCTTCAAAGGTCGTCTTCCGTTAACTCCTGGTTCGTATTTAACATGGTTTGGGTTTAGTGAAGAAGGCCAGATAACCTCTTATGATTCTAAG GGTATCCTAAGGGTTTTCACAAGCCAATATGGTGGCACTTGGCTTCCTCTTTTCAG TGCCAGCAAAGAGAGGAAATCTGGTGAGAATTATTGGGTGGTCGGGTTGAACGCAAGCAAGTTGTTTTGCATTGTTTGTAAGAATCCAGATACATTCCCAAAG GTGCTCCCTAAACCGGTTCTTACCCTGTTAAACCTGTCATTTCCTCTTGCATCCTCTGATCTTGGGGAAGAAGCCCTTGAAAACGAGTTTATGGTGAACAACCTGAATCTCTCACAG ATTCAAAACAGAATAGAAGTTACAGCTGGTGAGGGCTTGGATACTAGTAGTCTTGATGACGAGGCTTTTGATATAGAGGCAGCACAAGATCGATGCATCTTCCGGCTCATCGCATCCTGCTGCAACA GTGACAAACTTGTGAGAGCCATTGAACTCGTGAAGCTTTTATCTATTGAGAAATCGGTTAGAGGTGCAATACAACTTGCCACTGCTTTGAAGCTTCCTATTTTGGCTGAACGATTCAATGATATACTGGAG GAAAGATTGAGAAATAAAGCTGAGGTTTCAAACACCACTACTCTCGGTTCAAAACATGATCCTGCAACCAAAAGAAGTGAAACTTCGGAACCAATTGTTTCATCATCTTCAGCTAAACTATCAGCTCCTCTGTTTACAAAGAAAGTAAAATCTTTGGATAGAGTTAAATTTGGAAAGCAAAAAACAGACAGTGATCAAAGTAGAAATCTAGCGGACAGCAAGGAGGTTAAGGACGCAGAGAAGAATGGTGGATCTAGCCATGTGAGTAGCGTGAAAGAGGTGAAGAACTTAGAAACTCGATGCCCTTCGAATCCATTTTCAAAGTTACCTAATATTCAGGAAGGAAAGAAGGTTGAAGAAGCGACGCGATCTCAGTTCGAAGGTCCATCAAATAAGTCCTCAAATGAGGAAGCAAAGAAGGTTGTAGGAGAAGTAACAGGGAAACAATGTCAGCGACCTAGTAATCCATTTTTGAAGTCTACAGTGAAGTAA